Proteins encoded within one genomic window of Amycolatopsis nigrescens CSC17Ta-90:
- a CDS encoding FHA domain-containing protein: MRLVDRWNGRRDGRAGIPLPARVPLSTPYRDRLIGWARAEYEQERLAYQAIRAEDQRRLAAAQTRRRAAEAALALARTRAGELAVRPAEPVLTQRRLGEEDQPERMVRLRRLREHARRLTAGGDVVRAAQADVKAAGRELAAGRKRLRRHAEAAGERVRQVHALCHQRLAWYRYELLRCHPRGGLVAQAMDVLEPALPEWLREQAGLAEPEPLPPALDPLPALDPPPAPDPVGEAYPIRGRLVLGSSAARADIVLRGCGIGAEHAVVARKGDRVLLRDLSRGGTFRDGRPVRRAQLTPGVAFDVAEHRFQVNADGNWLIRTHIGGFGLVVSGLSSQVRGGPELTRMSFTQRAGTVLALLEPSEPDTSALFLALLGQLPSSGALYFHGMNMRTHFHQIRTWTGFVPRRPDLDRSALSEVRLSIAAELMAGPRLLMLDAPVSGLGRRAARAVMTDLRRVAAGGCTVLLSTRSMRDLRFADQVVVAGTKGRVVFSGDPAALPAALGADNDAELRKVLAAFEKSLARKYFAGPEASDARRRAAAAAGKAWDTRGTEE, encoded by the coding sequence GTGCGCTTGGTGGACCGGTGGAACGGGCGACGGGACGGCCGCGCGGGCATACCGCTGCCCGCCAGGGTGCCGCTGTCCACCCCGTATCGGGACCGGCTGATCGGCTGGGCTCGGGCGGAGTACGAGCAGGAACGCCTTGCCTACCAGGCGATCCGCGCGGAGGACCAGCGCCGGCTCGCGGCCGCCCAGACGAGGCGGCGGGCGGCCGAGGCCGCACTGGCCCTGGCCAGGACACGGGCGGGCGAACTGGCCGTCCGGCCTGCCGAGCCGGTGCTGACCCAGCGCAGGCTCGGCGAGGAGGACCAGCCCGAACGAATGGTCCGGTTGCGCAGGCTTCGGGAGCACGCGCGCCGGTTGACGGCCGGCGGGGACGTGGTGCGGGCCGCACAGGCCGACGTCAAGGCCGCCGGGCGGGAGCTGGCGGCCGGCCGGAAACGGCTGCGACGGCATGCCGAGGCCGCGGGCGAGCGGGTACGGCAGGTGCATGCGCTTTGCCACCAGCGGCTCGCCTGGTACCGGTACGAACTCCTCCGCTGCCATCCCCGCGGCGGGCTGGTGGCGCAGGCGATGGATGTGCTCGAGCCCGCGCTGCCCGAGTGGCTTCGGGAACAGGCTGGGCTGGCCGAGCCGGAACCGCTGCCGCCCGCGCTCGATCCGTTGCCCGCGCTGGACCCGCCACCCGCGCCCGACCCGGTCGGCGAGGCGTACCCGATCCGCGGCAGGCTGGTCCTCGGTTCCTCGGCGGCCCGCGCGGACATCGTGCTGCGTGGCTGCGGCATCGGTGCCGAACATGCGGTGGTGGCACGGAAAGGCGACCGCGTCCTGCTGCGGGACCTCAGCCGTGGCGGAACCTTCCGCGACGGAAGGCCGGTGCGGCGGGCCCAGCTCACGCCGGGCGTGGCCTTCGACGTCGCCGAGCACCGCTTCCAGGTCAACGCGGACGGAAACTGGCTGATCCGGACCCACATCGGCGGATTCGGCCTGGTCGTGTCCGGGCTGTCCAGCCAGGTGCGGGGTGGGCCGGAGCTGACGCGGATGTCGTTCACCCAGCGGGCTGGCACGGTACTGGCGCTGCTCGAACCGTCCGAACCGGACACGAGCGCGTTGTTCCTGGCGCTGCTGGGGCAGCTCCCGTCGAGCGGTGCGCTGTATTTCCACGGCATGAACATGCGGACCCATTTCCACCAGATCAGGACCTGGACCGGTTTCGTGCCGAGGCGGCCTGATTTGGACAGAAGTGCGCTTTCCGAGGTGCGGCTTTCGATCGCCGCCGAGCTCATGGCCGGGCCACGGCTGCTGATGCTGGACGCGCCGGTGTCAGGTCTCGGCCGCCGTGCTGCCCGCGCCGTCATGACCGATCTCCGGCGGGTCGCGGCCGGCGGCTGCACGGTGCTGCTGAGCACCCGCTCGATGCGGGATCTCCGGTTCGCCGATCAGGTGGTGGTGGCCGGCACGAAGGGGCGTGTCGTGTTCAGCGGGGATCCGGCCGCGCTGCCGGCGGCCCTCGGTGCGGACAACGATGCGGAGCTGAGAAAGGTGCTCGCCGCGTTCGAGAAGAGCCTGGCCCGAAAGTACTTCGCCGGGCCGGAAGCGAGCGATGCGCGCAGGCGTGCCGCCGCGGCGGCGGGAAAGGCGTGGGACACAAGGGGGACAGAAGAATGA